A window of the Hevea brasiliensis isolate MT/VB/25A 57/8 chromosome 6, ASM3005281v1, whole genome shotgun sequence genome harbors these coding sequences:
- the LOC110645525 gene encoding histone H2B-like, which produces MAPKAEKKPTEKKPTEEKKTVAEKAPVEKKPKAGKKLPKEGGATAEDKKKKRAKKSTETYKIYIFKVLKQVHPDIGISSKAMGIMNSFINDIFEKLAQEASRLARYNKKPTITSREIQTAVRLVLPGELAKHAVFEGTKAVTKFTSS; this is translated from the coding sequence ATGGCACCGAAGGCGGAGAAGAAGCCGACTGAGAAAAAGCCTACGGAGGAGAAGAAAACGGTGGCGGAGAAAGCCCCGGTGGAGAAGAAACCGAAGGCCGGAAAGAAGCTACCGAAAGAAGGTGGCGCGACGGCCGAAGACAAGAAAAAGAAGCGTGCGAAGAAGAGCACGGAGACGTACAAAATCTACATCTTTAAGGTCTTAAAGCAGGTGCATCCAGACATCGGGATCTCCAGTAAGGCGATGGGTATCATGAATTCCTTTATCAACGATATTTTCGAGAAGCTTGCACAGGAAGCGTCTAGGCTAGCGAGGTACAACAAGAAACCAACAATTACTTCGAGGGAGATCCAAACCGCTGTGAGATTGGTGTTGCCTGGAGAGTTGGCTAAGCATGCAGTGTTTGAGGGGACTAAGGCGGTGACCAAGTTTACTAGCTCTTGA